A single region of the Accipiter gentilis chromosome 6, bAccGen1.1, whole genome shotgun sequence genome encodes:
- the LOC126039577 gene encoding phospholipid scramblase family member 5-like codes for MASQESQGQTNPIFKDYLPGSSDLPEQNKPVEPTSLWKQTSHAHNLPPGLEYLSQLDRIIIHQQVDLLEAILGTETSSKYEIKNHLGQRVYFAVEENDCFDRNLCSPIRSFTIRIADNMGREVITVNRPLRCNSCWFPCFLQELEVQSPPGTIAGYVVQNWDPFLPKFTIQNESKEDVLKIIGPYATCGCFEDVDFEVKALNEMSTIGKISKYWSGFVNNVFTNTANFGIQVPVDLDVRIKAVMIGACFLIDLMFFENSLDGL; via the exons ATGGCCTCTCAAG AATCTCAGGGACAAACCAACCCAATCTTTAAGGATTACCTCCCTGGTTCTTCTGACCTTCCTGAACAGAATAAGCCTGTTGAACCAACAAGTCTCTGGAAGCAAACATCACATGCTCATAACTTGCCACCTGGTCTGGAGTACCTGAGCCAG ctggaCAGGATAATTATTCATCAGCAAGTGGATCTTCTTGAAG CCATACTTGGCACAGAGACCTCCAGCAAATACGAGATAAAAAACCATTTGGGACAAAGAGTTTACTTTGCAGTAGAAGAAAATGATTGCTTTGATCGTAACTTGTGTTCGCCTATAAGGTCTTTCACCATAAGGATTGCTGATAACATGGGCCGAGAAGTGATTACAGTGAACAGACCCTTGAGATGCAACAGCTGCTGGTTCCCCTGCTTCCTGCAAGAG TTGGAAGTTCAGTCCCCACCAGGTACAATAGCTGGGTATGTTGTACAGAACTGGGACCCCTTTCTGCCAAAGTTTACTATACAGAATGAAAGTAAAGAAGATGTACTAAAAATAATTGGCCCATATGCAACCTGTGGCTGTTTTGAAGATGTTGACTTTGAG GTGAAAGCTCTCAATGAGATGTCAACGATTGGCAAAATTTCCAAGTACTGGTCTGGATTTGTAAACAATGTCTTTACCAACACTGCCAACTTTGGGATCCAGGTCCCTGTAGATCTTGATGTGAGAATCAAGGCAGTAATGATTGGTGCTTGTTTCCTCATT GACTTAATGTTCTTTGAAAACTCTTTAGATGGATTATAA